One segment of Arcanobacterium haemolyticum DSM 20595 DNA contains the following:
- the dnaE gene encoding DNA polymerase III subunit alpha, whose product MAGKSFAHLHVHTDYSLLDGAAKINKLVAEVARLEQPAVAITDHGYLFGAYEMYKAATAAGIKPIIGLEAYMTPGTSRFDQTRQLWGTPAQRSDDVSARGAYTHMTLLSENNTGMHNLFRMNSLASLEGQMGKWPRMDRELLETYHDGLIGTAGCPSGEIQTRLRLGQWDEALKAAGELQDIFGKDNFYVEVMDHGLDIERRVQNDLLKIARMIGAPLIATNDSHYVKREDRDIQDAMLCINSGSTLMDPDRFKFDGDGYYIKSSEEMHRQFEDLPEAIDNTLVVAERCNVSFQTTADGISYMPEFPVPPGEDETSWFINQVEAGLLKRYNGTVPAHVRERADYEVGVITSMGFPGYFLVVSDYIKWAKKNGIRVGPGRGSGAGSMVAYALEITQLDPIKHELLFERFLNPERVSLPDIDVDFDDRRRDEVIKYVEEKYGSDKVAQVVTYGTIKTKQALKDAARVLGMPFQMGDQLTKALPPDVQGKSIAVKDIYNPEAARYNEAGEFREFVDSNAEAKRVFDFALGLEGMTRQTGVHACAVIMSSTALTDVIPIMKRLQDGAIITQFEYPQCEELGLVKMDFLGLSNLTVIEGALTNIRNNGKEAPNIDEIPLDDVETYELLARAETLGIFQLDSPGMRQLLKQMKPDTFADISAVSALYRPGPMGANSHTNYALRKNGLQEKTPIHPELATALEDILGNTHGLIVFQEQVMRIAQKLAGFTLGQADILRKAMGKKKADVLQKQFKGFAQGMRDHGYSDECINTLWDILVPFAQYAFNKSHSEAYALVTYQTAYLKAHYPSEYMASLLTSNQNNKTKVATYLADTRRMGIRVNVPDVNKSMDVYSAVGNEVRVGLSSVRNVGKNVVDGIIETRKEKGEYTSFQDFLDKVPAAVLNKRAVECLIKAGAFDSLGYSRRALVSIHEEAIEAVLPVKRNEAGGQFDLFGGLGENNPIAQSFNVEIPDLPEWDKKEKLNIERDMLGLYVSDHPLSGLEAFLDRVADHTVLGIQNDENPVDGQMVTVAGLITSVQTRISQKNGKTWATATIEDFTGSIEVNFFPATYQSVSHFLIPDTVVTIKARMSVRDSGVQLNAMEMTVPQLAGVAEDTPLDIQIPERMLTQDMMQRLSDVLTQYPGKAPIRIHVRQLGKTTVVQLHNSYKVNVNPSLLSNLRVLLGKNALLME is encoded by the coding sequence ATGGCTGGAAAAAGTTTTGCGCACCTACACGTTCACACTGACTATTCGCTGCTCGATGGAGCCGCAAAAATCAATAAACTCGTGGCGGAAGTGGCGCGCCTAGAACAGCCTGCCGTGGCAATCACCGATCACGGCTATCTTTTTGGTGCATACGAAATGTATAAGGCTGCAACCGCAGCGGGAATCAAGCCCATCATCGGCCTGGAAGCCTACATGACTCCCGGCACATCCCGCTTCGATCAAACACGCCAACTGTGGGGAACTCCAGCGCAACGATCCGATGATGTTTCCGCGCGTGGTGCTTACACGCACATGACCTTGCTGTCAGAAAATAACACCGGCATGCACAACTTGTTCCGGATGAACTCTCTGGCCTCTCTAGAAGGACAGATGGGCAAATGGCCACGCATGGATCGTGAGCTTTTGGAAACGTACCACGATGGGCTAATCGGTACTGCTGGTTGCCCATCGGGCGAAATCCAAACCAGGCTACGCCTAGGGCAGTGGGATGAAGCGCTCAAAGCCGCAGGTGAACTCCAAGATATCTTTGGCAAAGATAACTTTTATGTTGAAGTGATGGATCACGGATTAGACATTGAACGCCGTGTACAAAACGATCTTCTCAAAATTGCGCGCATGATCGGTGCCCCGTTGATTGCCACTAACGATTCGCACTACGTCAAGCGTGAAGATCGTGACATCCAGGATGCGATGTTGTGCATCAATTCGGGTTCTACCTTGATGGATCCAGATCGATTCAAATTTGATGGAGATGGCTACTACATCAAATCATCGGAAGAAATGCACAGGCAGTTCGAAGATCTTCCAGAAGCAATAGACAACACGCTGGTGGTTGCCGAACGCTGTAACGTTTCGTTCCAAACTACTGCCGATGGCATCAGCTACATGCCGGAATTCCCAGTGCCGCCTGGTGAAGATGAAACCTCTTGGTTTATCAATCAAGTGGAAGCTGGCCTGCTCAAACGATACAACGGTACTGTTCCGGCGCATGTTCGAGAACGTGCCGATTATGAAGTAGGGGTTATTACGTCGATGGGCTTCCCAGGCTACTTCCTGGTGGTGTCCGATTACATCAAGTGGGCAAAGAAGAACGGTATTCGCGTAGGCCCAGGGCGTGGTTCTGGTGCAGGCTCGATGGTGGCGTATGCCCTTGAGATTACGCAGTTGGATCCGATCAAGCACGAATTGCTGTTCGAACGATTCTTGAACCCAGAACGCGTCTCCCTTCCTGATATCGATGTGGATTTCGATGATAGGCGCCGCGATGAAGTAATCAAATACGTGGAAGAAAAGTATGGATCCGATAAGGTAGCTCAGGTTGTCACCTATGGAACCATTAAAACGAAGCAGGCTCTCAAAGATGCTGCCCGCGTACTTGGTATGCCGTTCCAGATGGGCGATCAGCTCACCAAGGCGTTACCGCCAGATGTTCAGGGCAAGTCGATTGCTGTGAAGGATATTTATAATCCGGAAGCGGCTCGCTATAACGAAGCAGGGGAGTTCCGCGAATTTGTTGATTCAAACGCGGAAGCAAAGCGTGTGTTTGATTTTGCTCTTGGTTTGGAAGGTATGACTCGCCAAACAGGTGTTCACGCCTGCGCCGTCATCATGTCATCCACAGCACTAACTGACGTCATCCCAATCATGAAGCGCCTCCAAGATGGCGCGATCATTACCCAGTTCGAATACCCACAATGTGAAGAATTGGGCCTGGTCAAGATGGATTTCTTAGGCCTGTCCAACCTCACGGTGATCGAAGGCGCTCTCACCAATATTCGAAACAACGGTAAAGAAGCGCCGAACATCGATGAAATTCCACTAGATGATGTGGAAACATACGAACTTCTTGCCCGTGCAGAAACACTCGGTATCTTCCAGCTCGATTCTCCTGGCATGCGCCAACTCCTCAAACAGATGAAGCCAGATACCTTCGCGGATATTTCCGCTGTATCTGCGCTCTATCGTCCAGGGCCAATGGGCGCAAATTCGCACACCAACTATGCGCTGCGCAAGAATGGGTTACAGGAAAAAACTCCAATCCACCCAGAACTCGCAACCGCGCTCGAAGATATTTTGGGTAATACCCACGGCCTGATCGTGTTCCAGGAACAGGTTATGCGTATCGCGCAGAAACTTGCCGGCTTCACGCTTGGGCAAGCAGATATTCTGCGAAAAGCAATGGGCAAGAAGAAAGCAGATGTTCTGCAAAAGCAGTTCAAGGGCTTCGCCCAGGGCATGCGCGATCATGGCTATTCTGACGAATGTATCAACACACTGTGGGATATCCTCGTTCCGTTCGCGCAGTACGCGTTCAACAAGTCCCATTCGGAAGCATACGCACTAGTCACATACCAGACCGCCTACCTTAAAGCACACTACCCAAGTGAATACATGGCGTCGTTGCTCACCTCAAACCAAAACAACAAAACGAAGGTGGCAACATATCTGGCCGATACGCGCCGTATGGGGATCCGTGTCAACGTGCCTGATGTGAACAAATCAATGGACGTATATTCCGCTGTTGGAAACGAAGTTCGAGTGGGCTTGAGCTCCGTACGTAACGTGGGCAAAAACGTCGTCGATGGAATTATTGAAACCCGAAAAGAAAAGGGCGAATACACGTCCTTCCAAGACTTCCTGGATAAAGTGCCAGCCGCTGTTCTCAACAAACGTGCCGTAGAATGCCTGATCAAAGCAGGTGCGTTCGATTCTCTCGGATACTCGCGGCGTGCGCTCGTATCTATCCACGAAGAAGCGATTGAAGCTGTCCTACCGGTCAAACGTAACGAAGCCGGCGGGCAATTCGATCTCTTCGGCGGGCTAGGCGAAAATAACCCCATCGCCCAATCATTCAACGTGGAAATCCCAGACTTACCAGAATGGGACAAGAAAGAAAAACTCAATATCGAACGTGACATGCTCGGACTCTACGTGTCCGATCACCCACTTTCGGGGCTCGAAGCGTTCCTGGATAGGGTAGCGGACCACACCGTGCTCGGTATCCAAAACGATGAAAACCCGGTGGATGGGCAAATGGTCACCGTGGCTGGGCTCATCACCTCGGTCCAAACCCGAATCTCACAAAAGAACGGAAAAACCTGGGCTACCGCAACCATCGAAGACTTCACCGGATCAATCGAAGTGAACTTCTTCCCGGCAACCTACCAATCCGTTTCTCACTTCCTCATCCCGGATACGGTGGTCACGATCAAAGCGCGAATGTCCGTGCGCGATAGCGGTGTTCAGCTCAACGCAATGGAGATGACTGTGCCACAACTTGCGGGCGTTGCCGAAGATACGCCGCTCGATATTCAAATCCCAGAACGTATGCTTACGCAAGACATGATGCAACGCCTCTCAGACGTCCTCACCCAATACCCTGGAAAGGCGCCAATCCGTATCCACGTGCGCCAACTCGGGAAAACAACCGTGGTCCAACTCCACAACTCGTACAAGGTGAACGTCAACCCGTCGTTGCTCTCCAACCTACGTGTTTTGCTGGGCAAGAACGCCCTCTTGATGGAGTAA
- a CDS encoding RNA-binding S4 domain-containing protein has product MIEEFDVRLPIQLGQFVKLAGLTETGGQAREVIQEGWVRVNNEINTHRSAKLADGDVVDVRYPNGPRLMARVCEA; this is encoded by the coding sequence ATGATTGAAGAATTCGATGTCAGACTTCCCATCCAGCTTGGCCAGTTTGTTAAACTTGCAGGCCTCACAGAAACGGGCGGGCAGGCACGCGAAGTGATCCAGGAAGGCTGGGTTCGCGTCAACAACGAAATCAATACTCATCGTTCCGCCAAGTTAGCTGATGGCGATGTGGTTGACGTGCGTTACCCGAATGGCCCGCGTTTGATGGCTCGCGTCTGCGAAGCTTAA
- a CDS encoding DedA family protein: MKNLISDITTFLSEGPFIAVFAFLCVVIFFRAQGTYWLGRYVAHVVYSQVGNHAEKPWCQRFDSWLTSERIVRGIDTVQRRGWPVVTFSFLTVGFQTIANLAAGILRMPWMLYTAAMIPGGIAWASIYATIGWTVWKAAMASATGSPWGVLVIIAILGIYGVFVIRRKRAGDAIIDHSTHDNVEEPSHLGELADALANDNATTVRSAQ; this comes from the coding sequence ATGAAGAACCTAATCTCAGATATCACAACCTTCCTCTCAGAAGGCCCGTTCATTGCAGTGTTCGCCTTTCTGTGCGTCGTGATCTTTTTCCGAGCACAAGGCACATATTGGCTGGGGCGCTACGTGGCTCACGTCGTCTATTCTCAGGTGGGAAACCACGCCGAAAAACCGTGGTGTCAACGCTTCGATTCGTGGCTCACGTCCGAACGTATTGTGCGAGGAATTGATACTGTTCAGCGTCGTGGCTGGCCAGTGGTTACGTTTTCTTTCCTCACTGTTGGCTTCCAAACGATCGCGAATCTAGCTGCAGGAATTCTCCGAATGCCATGGATGCTCTACACTGCTGCCATGATCCCCGGCGGCATCGCATGGGCATCGATTTATGCAACGATTGGCTGGACTGTGTGGAAAGCTGCGATGGCATCGGCAACTGGATCTCCATGGGGTGTACTGGTGATAATCGCGATTCTTGGCATCTATGGGGTGTTTGTTATACGTCGGAAACGGGCTGGAGATGCGATCATTGATCATTCCACACATGATAACGTTGAGGAACCTAGCCATCTTGGTGAATTGGCAGATGCTCTTGCCAACGATAACGCCACAACAGTTCGGAGTGCACAATGA
- a CDS encoding Fur family transcriptional regulator produces MKRMTKQRQAIWELLRTEKNFLSAQEVHDLLDQSGESIGLATVYRNLQALANNGSVDVLRLEKSETQLFRYCAENVHHHHIVCRSCGKTVEISGAGIEEWADGIADEHGFTRVSHSFEIFGLCSECTLNENE; encoded by the coding sequence ATGAAACGCATGACGAAACAACGTCAAGCAATCTGGGAACTTTTACGCACTGAAAAAAATTTCCTCTCCGCTCAAGAAGTCCACGATCTTCTCGATCAATCCGGCGAATCCATCGGGCTCGCCACCGTGTATCGGAACCTCCAAGCGCTAGCGAACAACGGTTCTGTTGATGTTCTCCGTCTTGAAAAATCAGAAACCCAACTCTTCCGCTACTGTGCAGAAAACGTTCACCACCACCATATTGTGTGCCGTTCATGCGGAAAAACAGTCGAAATATCTGGTGCAGGAATTGAAGAGTGGGCTGATGGAATCGCAGACGAACATGGCTTTACCCGCGTGTCCCATTCATTCGAAATTTTCGGGCTCTGTTCCGAATGTACCCTCAACGAAAACGAGTAG
- a CDS encoding metal ABC transporter permease, giving the protein MLDFLSSPLMVRAIIVAVLVGLAAPVVGTYLVQRRLTLLGDGIGHIALTGVAMGWLAANAADAANRDAWAVPGAIIASILGALLIEWMRNRGHSSGDVALALVFYGGIAGGVILIGIAGGTTSNLTSYLFGSISTVTELDVLLTIILCVVIGFIGLGLRPALFVLCHDEEHARASGLPTVFLSALIAVTAALTVSVAMRVVGALLVSALMIIPVAISHMISESFRATMHIAMAIGVVVATSGLITTYYYPWSPGATIVLYAVTLYLLVAIFRPAILGVLGQIRRRERN; this is encoded by the coding sequence ATGCTTGATTTCCTTTCATCGCCATTGATGGTGCGTGCGATTATCGTTGCCGTTCTGGTAGGCCTTGCAGCTCCGGTTGTTGGTACTTACTTGGTCCAACGCCGTCTCACGCTTTTGGGTGATGGCATTGGGCATATTGCTCTCACAGGTGTTGCGATGGGCTGGTTGGCTGCAAACGCAGCAGATGCAGCAAATAGAGACGCTTGGGCAGTTCCTGGTGCAATCATCGCCTCGATCTTGGGTGCGCTCTTAATCGAATGGATGCGCAACCGCGGCCACTCCTCCGGTGATGTGGCACTTGCTCTTGTTTTCTATGGAGGCATCGCAGGAGGCGTTATCCTCATTGGGATTGCCGGCGGCACCACGTCGAACCTCACCTCGTACTTGTTTGGCTCCATTTCCACTGTTACAGAATTAGACGTTCTCCTCACAATAATCCTCTGTGTTGTCATTGGTTTTATTGGCTTAGGACTCCGCCCAGCACTGTTCGTTTTGTGCCACGACGAAGAACATGCACGTGCCTCCGGTCTCCCAACTGTTTTTCTCTCAGCATTGATTGCTGTAACCGCAGCACTCACAGTTTCCGTTGCGATGCGGGTAGTTGGCGCACTCCTCGTGTCAGCTCTGATGATCATTCCCGTGGCGATCTCTCACATGATTTCAGAATCATTCCGTGCCACGATGCATATCGCAATGGCGATCGGCGTCGTCGTCGCAACAAGCGGACTCATCACAACCTACTACTACCCGTGGTCCCCCGGCGCAACCATCGTTCTCTACGCTGTGACCCTTTACCTTCTTGTAGCAATCTTCCGTCCCGCTATACTAGGTGTGCTAGGCCAAATACGGCGAAGGGAACGCAACTAG
- a CDS encoding metal ABC transporter ATP-binding protein has product MTSPAVSVRDLHVKLGGNPILHGIDLDIDTGSTVAILGVNGSGKSTLIRALVGAIPHSQGKIHLFGQPLGRKTQWQRIGYAPQRVTSVSHVPATALETVMSGFIHGWKFWLPKSARSRAMEALATVGLAHRAHESVQTFSGGQQQRVLIARALVRNPDLLVLDEPFAGIDSSSRAHIIGTLTALRASGTTIVMVLHDIYNLDSIIDQVHIVAEGRLQKTDQTLVAHVDPLACECEDTHA; this is encoded by the coding sequence ATGACTAGCCCAGCCGTTAGCGTCCGAGATCTGCACGTAAAACTTGGTGGGAATCCAATCCTCCATGGCATCGATCTTGATATTGATACAGGATCCACCGTTGCGATACTCGGCGTTAACGGCTCGGGAAAGTCCACCCTTATCCGAGCCCTTGTTGGAGCCATTCCTCATTCTCAGGGAAAAATCCATCTTTTCGGTCAACCACTGGGCCGTAAAACACAGTGGCAACGAATTGGTTATGCTCCACAGCGCGTCACTAGCGTTTCCCATGTCCCGGCAACAGCTCTTGAAACTGTCATGTCTGGTTTCATTCATGGATGGAAATTCTGGCTTCCAAAGTCTGCACGAAGCCGTGCCATGGAAGCCCTCGCAACGGTTGGCCTCGCACACCGAGCACACGAATCAGTCCAAACTTTTTCTGGCGGACAGCAACAACGTGTGCTGATCGCACGAGCTCTTGTACGAAACCCCGATCTTCTTGTACTAGACGAACCCTTCGCAGGTATCGATTCTTCTTCTCGTGCTCACATTATCGGCACCCTTACAGCCCTCCGCGCTTCTGGCACCACAATTGTTATGGTGCTTCACGATATCTACAACCTTGATTCCATCATCGATCAAGTCCATATCGTTGCCGAAGGCCGGCTCCAAAAAACCGATCAAACTCTTGTTGCCCACGTCGATCCACTAGCCTGCGAATGCGAGGACACCCATGCTTGA
- a CDS encoding metal ABC transporter substrate-binding protein has translation MATILNWCLIMIMAIKNISKVIAILSASAFALAGCSHAASDKSASNGKLSVTTSFYPLTYLVSEIGKDHVKVTDLTPPGADAHGVELSPKEISDMQKSDIVFYLAKLSPAIDDAVASSKSNAINIGDSVHLLKNEETGGEHEHEGHDHEHEHEGHDHDHADHDHKAEGHEHEHEGHDHDHADHDHKAEGHDHDHADHDHKAEGHEHEHEGHDHDHADHDHKAEGHEHHHDHGIYDPHFWTDPERMADAAEAIAKTLSEKDPSHAKDFKANSEALVKRLTELDKKFESAFAGTCETKSFVVTHAAFGYLAHEYGLKQIGVAGIDPEFEPSPARIAEVKKLVEHEKINTIFTPTTGEAKVAETVAKETGAKFAVLDVAATATDASTDYIAMMEKNLTALSDSMRCTK, from the coding sequence ATGGCAACTATTCTCAACTGGTGTTTAATAATGATTATGGCTATCAAAAACATCAGTAAAGTTATTGCAATCCTGAGCGCTTCTGCGTTCGCACTTGCCGGCTGTTCACATGCTGCTTCAGACAAGAGCGCATCAAACGGCAAGCTCTCCGTCACAACAAGCTTCTACCCACTCACCTACCTGGTTTCCGAAATCGGAAAGGATCACGTCAAGGTCACCGACCTTACTCCTCCAGGTGCTGACGCCCACGGGGTCGAACTCTCCCCTAAGGAGATCTCCGACATGCAAAAGTCGGATATCGTGTTCTACCTTGCAAAGCTCTCCCCTGCTATTGATGATGCAGTTGCTTCCTCCAAGTCCAACGCCATCAACATCGGCGATTCCGTTCACCTCCTGAAGAATGAAGAAACCGGCGGCGAACACGAGCACGAAGGCCACGATCACGAACACGAACACGAAGGCCACGATCATGACCACGCCGATCACGATCACAAGGCAGAAGGCCACGAACACGAGCACGAAGGCCACGATCATGACCACGCCGATCACGATCACAAGGCAGAAGGCCACGATCATGACCACGCCGATCACGATCACAAGGCAGAAGGCCACGAACACGAGCACGAAGGCCACGATCATGACCACGCCGATCACGATCACAAGGCAGAAGGCCACGAACACCACCATGATCACGGCATCTACGATCCACATTTCTGGACCGATCCAGAGCGTATGGCAGATGCAGCAGAAGCAATTGCCAAGACCTTAAGCGAAAAGGACCCTTCACACGCAAAGGACTTCAAGGCAAACTCTGAAGCACTCGTGAAGCGCCTAACCGAGCTCGATAAGAAGTTCGAATCCGCATTCGCTGGCACATGCGAAACCAAGTCATTCGTTGTAACCCACGCAGCATTTGGTTACCTCGCTCACGAATATGGCCTCAAGCAGATCGGCGTTGCAGGTATCGATCCTGAATTCGAACCATCACCAGCACGTATCGCTGAAGTGAAGAAACTGGTTGAACACGAAAAGATCAACACCATCTTCACTCCCACCACAGGTGAAGCAAAGGTTGCTGAAACCGTTGCCAAGGAAACTGGTGCAAAGTTCGCCGTGTTGGACGTTGCAGCCACTGCAACTGACGCTTCCACCGATTACATCGCTATGATGGAGAAGAACTTGACTGCTCTTTCCGACTCCATGAGGTGTACAAAGTAA
- a CDS encoding glycine--tRNA ligase yields the protein MAKQAPSRLDNVISLAKRRGFVFPCGEIYGGTRSAWDYGPLGVELKENIKRQWWKANVTGREDMVGLDSSIILPREVWVASGHVSTFSDPLIECQHCHKRLREDDLIEQYAEKKGVAESEVSMSDVACPNCGTRGQWTESKPFSGLLKTFLGPVDNEEGLHYLRPETAQGIFVNFLNVVTAARKKPPFGIGQVGKSFRNEITPGNFIFRTREFEQMEIEFFVKPGEDEEWHQSWIDARLAWYEDLGVSRENLRLYEHPKEKLSHYSKRTVDIEYRFGFQGSEWGELEGIANRTDFDLSSHSEASGKKLEYFDQATGERYTPYVVEPSAGLTRSLMAFLTEAYTEDEAPNTKGGVDKRIVLKLDPRLAPVKVAVLPLSRSADLSPMARELAAKLRKHWNVDFDDAGAVGRRYRRQDEIGTPFCVTVDFDSLEDQAVTIRDRDTMEQVRIPLAEVEAYLAGKLIGC from the coding sequence ATGGCCAAGCAGGCCCCATCGCGACTCGATAATGTTATTTCTCTTGCTAAGCGGCGTGGATTCGTCTTCCCCTGTGGTGAGATTTATGGCGGAACTCGTTCCGCTTGGGATTACGGCCCGTTGGGCGTTGAACTGAAGGAAAATATTAAGCGCCAATGGTGGAAGGCTAATGTTACTGGGCGTGAAGATATGGTGGGTCTTGATTCCTCCATTATTCTTCCGCGTGAAGTATGGGTGGCATCAGGTCACGTTTCTACCTTCTCTGATCCTTTGATTGAATGCCAGCACTGCCACAAGCGCTTGCGTGAAGATGATCTGATTGAGCAGTACGCAGAAAAGAAGGGTGTTGCAGAATCAGAGGTTTCGATGTCTGATGTGGCATGCCCGAACTGTGGCACTCGTGGTCAGTGGACCGAATCTAAGCCGTTCTCTGGCTTATTGAAGACTTTCCTTGGGCCAGTGGATAATGAAGAAGGCTTGCACTACCTGCGCCCGGAAACCGCTCAAGGTATCTTCGTTAACTTCCTTAACGTCGTCACTGCTGCACGCAAGAAGCCGCCATTTGGTATCGGCCAGGTTGGTAAGTCGTTCCGCAACGAAATTACCCCAGGTAACTTTATTTTCCGTACCCGTGAATTCGAACAGATGGAAATCGAATTCTTCGTGAAGCCGGGCGAAGACGAAGAATGGCACCAGTCCTGGATTGATGCTCGCCTTGCATGGTACGAAGATTTGGGCGTCTCACGTGAGAACCTGCGCCTGTACGAGCACCCGAAGGAAAAGCTCTCCCATTACTCCAAGCGCACGGTTGATATTGAATACCGTTTCGGCTTCCAGGGTTCTGAATGGGGTGAACTCGAAGGCATTGCAAACCGTACTGATTTCGATCTCTCGTCGCACAGCGAAGCTTCTGGTAAGAAGCTTGAATACTTCGATCAGGCAACAGGTGAACGTTATACGCCGTACGTGGTGGAACCTTCTGCCGGTTTGACTCGTTCACTTATGGCCTTCCTCACTGAAGCCTATACAGAAGATGAAGCTCCAAACACTAAGGGCGGAGTTGATAAGCGTATCGTGCTCAAGCTCGATCCACGCCTTGCTCCTGTGAAGGTTGCAGTTCTGCCATTGTCACGTTCGGCAGATCTTTCGCCGATGGCACGTGAGTTGGCTGCGAAGTTGCGCAAGCACTGGAATGTTGATTTCGATGATGCCGGTGCGGTTGGCCGCCGTTACCGCCGCCAGGATGAAATCGGCACACCGTTCTGTGTGACTGTCGATTTCGATTCGCTAGAGGATCAGGCTGTGACCATCCGTGATCGTGACACGATGGAACAGGTTCGTATCCCACTTGCGGAAGTGGAAGCCTACTTGGCAGGAAAGCTCATTGGCTGCTAG
- a CDS encoding YibE/F family protein codes for MAASHSLAGGEELPTSHSHSHSGRLDLSPADRKRVSLSLASVVVPLAILTLIGLFLLWPRGGSPIGSQIEFAPGASQVIGEISSIGATDASRQTPVKMLVDGVEVGLHVPYEYVKNGLDVGDKVKAIFSPGLVDTDTPYVFVDFVRTIPVWILVTLYVLVVAVVARGKGLAAVAGLGVSLAVVGFFMLPALMAGKPPLLVVLVGAAAMMFTSIYLAHGVSIRTTTAVLGTLGGLVITGVVAWFAIDSAHLTGVSGEESVALFSQLGYLRMDQILLCGIILAGLGALNDVTITQVSTVWELHAANPQARRAKIFGQAMVIGRDHIASTVYTLAFAYIGSALPLLMSASLVDRGVVDFLMIGQVAEEIIRTLVASIGLVLAIPMTTAIACVFAPVAPAKKRDED; via the coding sequence TTGGCTGCTAGTCACTCTTTGGCTGGTGGGGAGGAACTCCCCACCAGCCATTCGCATTCGCATTCAGGCCGATTGGATCTTTCTCCTGCGGATCGCAAACGAGTCAGCCTATCGTTGGCCTCCGTTGTGGTTCCGTTGGCGATTCTTACGCTTATTGGCTTGTTTTTGTTGTGGCCGCGGGGCGGTTCTCCGATTGGGTCACAGATTGAATTCGCGCCGGGCGCATCGCAAGTAATCGGTGAGATCAGTTCGATTGGCGCCACAGATGCCAGCCGCCAAACGCCAGTGAAAATGCTGGTGGATGGGGTGGAAGTTGGTCTCCATGTTCCATATGAGTATGTGAAGAACGGCCTTGATGTGGGGGATAAGGTTAAGGCGATTTTTTCTCCTGGCCTTGTTGATACGGATACGCCGTATGTGTTTGTTGATTTTGTGCGCACAATCCCCGTCTGGATCCTTGTAACGCTATACGTGCTGGTGGTGGCGGTTGTAGCCCGAGGTAAAGGGTTGGCTGCTGTGGCGGGCTTGGGCGTATCACTAGCCGTGGTTGGCTTTTTCATGTTGCCGGCGTTGATGGCGGGTAAGCCTCCGTTGCTGGTGGTGCTGGTGGGTGCTGCCGCGATGATGTTTACGTCGATTTATTTGGCGCATGGCGTATCGATTCGTACCACAACAGCGGTGCTTGGCACGTTGGGTGGTTTGGTGATTACGGGTGTGGTTGCCTGGTTTGCGATTGATTCGGCGCATTTGACTGGCGTTTCTGGTGAAGAATCGGTGGCGTTGTTTAGTCAGCTTGGGTATTTGCGCATGGATCAGATTTTGTTGTGCGGGATTATTTTGGCTGGTTTGGGTGCGTTGAATGATGTGACGATCACTCAAGTTTCTACTGTGTGGGAGCTTCACGCTGCGAATCCGCAGGCGCGCCGGGCTAAGATTTTTGGGCAGGCGATGGTTATTGGCCGTGATCATATTGCGTCTACGGTGTATACGCTTGCGTTTGCCTATATTGGTTCTGCGTTGCCGTTGTTGATGAGTGCGTCGCTTGTTGATCGTGGCGTGGTGGACTTTTTGATGATTGGTCAGGTTGCGGAGGAGATTATTCGTACGCTTGTGGCGTCGATTGGGTTGGTTCTTGCGATTCCGATGACGACTGCGATAGCCTGTGTTTTTGCTCCCGTAGCCCCTGCGAAGAAACGAGACGAAGACTAA